Within the Osmerus eperlanus chromosome 10, fOsmEpe2.1, whole genome shotgun sequence genome, the region ATGCTCTTTGGAGGGAGgacaaggggggtgggggatggcgACAGGGGTTGgctagaggagaaagaggcGACGGGGGAGGAGAGTGAATAGAAATGTGCTGAGGCAATGGCTTATCCAGAGGATAGCTCTGTGCCGACACTGTATTTGACAGGGCGTCGCCGGGACGGACACTGCAGAGGGAGGCTCTCTCCGGGACATCAAAGGTGTGCCGAGGGCAGACTCCAGGGGGGGGTTCATGGGATGCACTATCTATGCAGCCAGCCCTGAGGCCCTGACTGTGGATGAGGCCACGGGCCAGGACCCACGCCAGCACTTAAACCAGCACCACCCACATGGTACCTGTAGCCAGTGGATAGCAGCCAGCAGAGCCAGGTCAGTCACCTCCAACTGTCAATCCAAACTTTGTCTGCCACAACAAAGCAGTAAACATACTCCCAAATTAATTTCACTATCGGTATGTAAAAATCCCTTAAGTCCTAAGATTGTCCAGAGGTTGCTGTATATGAACCTGAAGAGTAGTGGAGCCCCCACTCAGAAGGTGTTAGACAACCTGCCCTTGACTTTTGTATCCCATAGCACTATTCCCTCTATTAGATGTATgcaatagtgtgtgtgagtgcatgcaaACTTTTAAAAATTGGGCTGCAATTCCATTTAATAATACATTATTGACCTTGCCTCAAGACAGTCTTCCTACATAGCTTGTTGGGATATCTTAGCATGAGTCATTTGTTTTTAAGTTGACTTAATTTAACCTTGCTTTGTTCCATGATTAACAGCCTCACGCTTTGAGCATGAGCGTGTGTTATTGACAGAAATATGAAACCCGTCTCTGACCTCCACAGAACAATAACCAAAGGGCAAGTTCCTCACCAAAAACAATTTTCTCTGATGGTAATATCTCTCATAGACATTACAAACACTTTACAACTTTGACCAGTGTTTTTCAAAAGGAAACTCCTAGGCTTTTCCCTTCATTTCAACTCAATTCAATTTGTGGTCATTTTAATTGACAACCTGCAGCTACTGTAAACTGTGTGGCAAATGATTGCAAACTTTAAGACTTCAATTTCATATCATAGTAGACCAATAATGTCAGAATCGTTTCCCTCTTGAAAAATCTATATGCCTACTCTTACTGTATTCTTTTGTTTTTACAGAAAAGGGGGTACACATAGCAATCTTATGAAACCTGTCTACTGTAGTACATCATAATAAAGGGATTAAGTGGCTGCCAGTGTACAAATAATGGAATTCCTCTATAGTGGGGCTTTTCTATGACAGAACGAAGTGTTTAATGCCTCTGATTTGATACAAACAAATAGGATGCTTGAGAACTatatctaaagtttatatatttGGTTACATTTGTGTATTTTGCTATGTTTTGAATATAGTTATTATAGCTTAGCTTGTCTGTCTATTATTGCCTGTGTTTAGTGGGTTACGCTACACTGCCTATATCAGACCTGTTGATAACAAGCCATTATCACCACTACGATAATCCGTATGTATGGACCGTACAGTCTGGGTGAAGAGGTGCCACGTGAGAAGACTAGTTTATTTGCGGTGATTCAGCACCAAGTCACAGTGGACGAAAATAGCATAAGTAGCCTACCTGTACTGTATACTATTAGTATTTAATCCTCTGACCGCAACTACACGGATACCACGCCATGTAGGTTGTAGCTCAACCCACCTTGATTTGTGTGGGCGCAACAAATTGACTCGAGCTCAGCTTCTGGTTGTGGAGCTCAAGGCGCGAAGAATCTTTAGAATTGTGAGTGACATATTGTAATGTTCTGCCTATTCCTCGTGGATATTCATATTTCTGTGATTATGTACTTCCGTTTCCTCGAAAGTCTGTGCATCATGAAGGATGATGGCTATCTTGTCGTCATAAACGCGTAATTTCACAGGTAGGCGATGTTGGCGGAGGACTAGACAGATTTAATGAGTTCGCTGTGCTGTTGTTTCTTTCATACTTTTGACCTATTACGACATTGAAAGCTACCAGTTTACATACCTATCCTATACCAGATGCTGGATTCGCTCCTCATGTAGTCTATCTGTCATTTTTAGCATTGACAGTAGATAAACAGCACTTGGTTGGATCAATGGTTTTACCATTTTGAATGATCAAATAGTAGCAGCAGTAGTTTTTTTGACTTCAGAAGTTTGTCAGCATGGAGAACTGTGTAGACAGCAAATACATTAGCTACCAGGAGTCCCAAGTGGATACAGCTGATGTCTGAAATGAATCAATGGACAGTATTAGAAAAGGCCCAGACAAAACATACATATGCAGAATTTGTATTGGAATAATCTAAATCCCAAATATATTGCAAAACAATGTTTAAACCTCTCTGTTTGAAAGGTGCATGTTTGTTTTCAATTTTAATAGACACCTGCCTAATTCTCACCCTTTCTCAGCTAAACAGGTATTATTGTCACACTGAGACAGACTTTTTTCTAGAAGGAGCTGCTAGGCAACCTATTGAAAGCACCACCATATTGTGTCTTTCCATGACAAAGAACAAACCCGCAGGTGTTCACAGCTTCAGCCCATTAGTTTTCTCTGCCAAGGTGAGCAGAGGTCCAAGAAGGGAACTGTCCCTCGAGGATGATAATCACCACACGGCAGGTGAAAGGAAACTCAAGTGACAGCTTTTTTCAGTCATTTATTAGGGTACCTTACATTCAGTTTTTGGACACTGAGAAACTAGAAACACCAAAAATGTATGTAGCTCATAGTGTGTGCAGAAAGGGTGAAGTTCACATAGATTACATTCCATAGCTCAGTTGAGCATATAATGTAAGATGTCATTTTGAAGCTGCACTAATCTTGTATTTTATGACCTTGTGATTGAACTTTAGTAttcaataaaaatgtttacCTCCCATTTCCCCGCTATTGATTATGGTTACCTAAATGTGGACCTTGTAACACTTCTGAAATCTTCAGTTCCCCAGGATTTGTTGACTCTTATAAAGGGATGTGGAGTAGTATTGCAGAGAAAGGATAGTGATGATCCTAAATGAAGctctctacttcctgtctgaacCTTTTTGAGTCTTTCTTCTTAGTTAGTAAACTGACTCCAACATCGTGCACCTGTGATCAAGGGACCATATGTCAAGagctgtccaggtgtgtgtgagtgtgagagagaggagagagagacagagagagacagagacatatccATTCTCAAGTTGTCCACAACCCTAAAACTCTGAGCTTGTGGATTTGAGGGAGAAAAAAGAAGAGACAAAGAATACGACTATGTTTGGCCCAACATCTTGTCTTATTCACACTGCTTCCATCAAGTTGCAGATACAGATCTCTGGCCTGGACATGCAGTTTTGTTCCCTCTGCCATAGCATCATTAAATAAAACACCCTTGTAACTTGCATAGGGAAAGGTTATATGTATATGTGTCATGTAGTTGTAATCTACGTGTTTATGTGAGGCTGTACAGACTGTGGCAAAACAATTCCTTGGTCAAGGACGGTAAGCAATCTATTCATCTGTCCAGGAGGAGCACTCTATCAGGTTGACTGATACTGTGCCatttcattttctttctcttttactcTGTACACAAAAATACTTTTTAAAGAGTGAAGAGGAGGTAGAAGGAAATATGGTGCTATGCACCTTTAACAGAAGTCCCAGTGGCTGCCCAAAGTGGCTTAACAAGATTAGGGCTAATTGGATTGCAGGCTGTCTTGTGACGTCCCAGTAAATGTCTAAGAAGgacgagaaggaggaagaggggaatgaAGGGGACAAAGAATGACGATTAACATTCATTTGTATGGAGGACAGTCTGCCTGTGGAAGGACAGgtcagagaaaggagagagagagagtttgtattACTATTATTTATAACAAAGGTTAATTTATAAAAACTTCTACAGATACCACTACTCCTTTCTTTTCATTGTGATGGAAAATGTGTGGACCAAACATGCTATGGAAAGACATACTTGTATGTAATGGTCAACGGGTATCAAGCAAGGATGTTACATACATTCTGTTACACATTCCATTCCAGTAAGAGCTGGGTCTAAGATATTATCTAAGATACATGTTTAAAAACTGTGACATACTTGAGGTGAGACTTTTCAATTACCTTGTAAAATCATGTTGTGCAAGTGAAAACGAAATAATTTTGGTCTATGGCTCAAGTTCAAGTCTGCTTTCGGGTATAGTCGATGTTGATAATTGTCCCTGATACTTTCAGTATGCCTTTCAGGGCATATTCACATAAACTGAGTctgcaaataaacattaaccaaTTAGTGGTGTTTCAACCTCTCTCTTGAGAATGGATTATATCATTGGTGCCTCAAAAACAGGTATGCTGCCAGGACTAAAAGCACATTTTGATATCATATCCTTGTCCTGTCCTACACTGCaactattttttttgttttcaatgGGGCCTTCATTGTGGGACATTTACAATAAGTGTAATGCACTTCTGAAGGATTTACCTAGGCTCACAGCAGGGGGCCAGGCGTCTTCACCAAATTGAGATTTTTCAGGGAAGAGCTTTTTTGGTCAGTGGGGTCTAAAGGGTGTCATTTTAGAACATTTTTAATCACTTTGATTAAAATAGCCTTTCTCCTCCTATTCTAAAAACAACATTCAGGCAGTAACTGAAACAATTCCACTAAAGAAATGCAGTTCAATGGTGCAGTGATATAGAGAATCTCTCCAGGCAGAACTTGAGAAACTTGGATCAATGAACATTCCCCCAATGGTAACACAAACTACTAGTTATGAAAACAACTAAACCGACTGTCTGTCTTAGCTATTATGATACTTTGGGGAAATCCAATGTAAAATATGCTAACCTTTGACTTCTAGTAACAGAAAGAGCCTTGTATCTGAGACAAATAGATATTGGCCAAGGTGAGCAAGTTCTAACAAGTTAGAGCTAATAAAAGGAACCTCGAATTAAGGCAGAGAGTGGTGACGAGTCAGTGGTTCCTCTTGGGAAGACCAATTAAGAGATTTTCGGTCACACCTGTAACTATACAGAGTGGGGGATATCTGCTGACCCTGTCCCAGCAggaagtgctgtgtgtgtgtgtgtgtgtgtgtgtgtgtgtgtgtttgagggttaACAGTACAAGCAGCTGTATGAcctttattttaaaaaaaacgtGGAAAATAAAAGAGAGACTGGAGTTTGTATAAGTCTGTGTTGTTGATTCTTTgacttgtttgtgtgttcaggCCCAAGACCATGACTGAACACCAGGAGCATAATGAAGAGACAGGCCTCTTGTCACCACAGGACCTGGAACCTTCCAAGGAGGAGGACTCTCATGGACCACCGCAGTTCAGGCAAGCTGTGAACACACGCTACATTTTGCATTCCACCTGAGGAGGACAAGACAACACCACAGCATAGTGAAATCATATACACACTCCACCAAACCTGTGGTCCACTCTGGACCACAAGCTCAAACCCCAGACGTTCTACACATGTAGCCCTCTTACTTTGTTTATCACtgtgataaaaaaaacacaccctgTACATTCTGTGCTTGGTCATGGGGTGAAGCCCTTTGGGTTTGGTTTAAAGATGGGGTATTTTTTGTTCTTCATTATCCTATATGTGATGTTAACAATGGTCCATTCCCCACAGATGCATCCATAGAACAGAATTACCCAACAATAAGTACAGAGGAACACATATCCCTAAACCACATAGCATCTGCTTCTCTACTGATAGCCAAGCTAGACAATGTAAGGACATTTctggcatactgtttgtttgtttacgtgTCTTGGGGCTCTTTTTTTAACTTGACTCCATGTGATGGGCCTtgtgttatctgtgtgtgtgtgtgtacatgtgtgtcagaaagagagagggccttACATAATACGGATTCAAGGCAGTAACATTATAATCCCAGGGAATCTGTCCCAGGATTGGATATGGTGCTGCATCATGATGCAATGCACATTCACCTCACCACTCTAAGGGAGGGTGTTTCCAGCGATGTTGTCCCTGTGTCAATAGTGTGCCATTGGCATGTACAAGTCATGAAAGTGGAATGTATATCTACTGTGTATAAACaaacactttttaaaagtaTGTTTATTTAGTATGCCAAGCACAGCGTGATAGCAGAGTTTTCTTAAATCCTTACAAGATAGTCCTTAAAACCATTGCCATTAAGATGTGTGAGCATTAATATGTACCTTTGAATATGAATACCTTAATAGTGTGGATATAAATCTCCAAGATTTGAACCTCTGTAAAGCTAGAGTGAAATTTAATCCCCAAAATATGGGGGTGATATCCAATCGACCAACATACATGTTTTGTAAACATACATGATATACAGTTGAAAGTGTTTTTTGCCATTTAGGATTTACCTCTAGATATTCAGTGATCAGTAATATAATTGTAATATCAGCAAAATTATTTTTTTGCGTCCTATCTCCTACCACGTTCCTCCTAACTAAACAGAGAATGAGGTTGCCTTTTATACCTTTAATTTCTTCCTTCagtgcttttttttctttcttcgttTGCATTATTGACTGTATGGGTCTCTCCGCTGGCAGCCGTTGGGAGGTATTCACTTTCTAATTTAAGATTCCTCTGGCTTGTAATTAGCTACACTATTCAGGGCCACCGCCAAGGACACCTACTGTAggggtagagacacacacagacacaagcatagagacacacacacacacaaactctcgctctctttctctctttatctctatctTTCTCATTCTCACATGCTCATTGACATAcacccacattcacacaccacaCTGCAGGCTCAGTAACACTTCCCCCATCTCACATGAAGGTAAAGGGCACCCGTTCATGACTCTCCAGGTCCAGTTTGTTTTCCATGCCTCAATTAGTAATAAGACATTAGCAAGTGAGGCTAAGCGGGGGGAGCCAGTTGTCTGATCTTGGACCATGGCTTTATTCAAGTAAACCCCATTTGACTTTAAATCTCTACAACGTGTGCTTGAACCGATATAGATTATATAAGATTTTTCTTTTTACCCGGGAGAGTTATATTTATAACCGTCTTCCAACAGGATCATACTCACATATCAACATCCACCAATGACATTGTAATTTTTATACACGCAGTGACTGTTGTCTGAGGGGAAATTCTGAATTTACTGATGGAAAATAGATGATCATAAGTGTGGAATTGCTTGCAAGCCTACatgggtgttagtgtgtgcaaTAGAGCTATCTGTCAGTGCCTATTGCTTGTACCGGTATGTAtttaacaataacaatacaaccTTGCCACAATAGAGAGGGCGCTAGATAAACTGAACCGCTCTGGGAGATCAAAAACTCAACAACTTCAAGCCCTTGATGCTCTGATGGGCTTCAGTGTGGTCACACCACCgtcacagcagggtcaggggtccCATGGTTCCGGCCCTCTGTCTCGACCCTGTCCCTTCCACCCAGCTGCACTGCTCAAAAGAAAACAAGAGGTTTGGAGttcccacacgcacacagcaggaagtcacagtgactctgtcctctcttcctttgTAGCCCGTTCCTCAAGCAACCTCCTAGCTCACGCCCACATCTCGGTCCACTGTGCTTAGTAATAGGGTCTTAAATTGTGTGTAGGATTTGACCCTCTGTGGAGTAGGATTCTAtactttcctgtttctctttcagtCTGTCACTCCCTTACTCTCTGCCTTAAAATATGTCAAGCATTTCTTTCCTGTCTGTAATTCCCTCTATCCTTATCTCTCCAATCCCTGTCTACCTACCAGAGTATTACTCAACCCTCCCTTCCATCCCCCTTTTCTCCTAATATTCTTTCCcttcacactcaaacacacactctcataacaGATGCTTGACCTTGATACTACCCAGCTGAGCCAGAGGAGTCTTAGCAATACTCCTGAGTGGATGCAAGGAAGAGAAGAGTCATGAGACAGGATATGCCAAGGAACAATCATGTTTTACTAGCGGAGTCTGAATCATGGTTAATAGGCCGACCTTGAAATTATTCACCGATAGTTAGCACCACTCTATGATAACAAGTTATAGAATGACTTGGCACAAAGGTGCCACTGTTACATTATTGTGAATTTGCCTTGAGGTTATTTAGATATGATTGAGAGATATAGGGATGCTAGAGAGGAGATGAGtagagcagggttagggttagtatatGTAAGTACATACTGTGGGAAACGGACTACACATTCTACGAGAATCAGAACATAATAATAACAACTATTTAACAATCTATAATATTTATTTACAGACACTTTTATTAATGacctctgcagtcaaatgctctttcACTGAATAATACCCATCCCTGAAGTGGGGTAAATGTGTGATATTGTTGAATTGTGATGCGTCATATGGCTCTTAGCACTGTAAATTCTGGAGCCAGTTCATAATAACAGAGCGCTGTTGTTAAAGTCACAACTTTACAAAGGTTTGTAAGCTTTCCAGGCCCTCTGGGTTGATGGAGTGAGTTTGCCTACGTTAGAAGTAGTCATGAGAGCTGTGGTGTGACTTACCCCATAATGCTGAGGCTATCCCTTGTGAGTGATTATGTATGCcattggtgtgtgttttttttgtgtgcactGTCTTAGTGGTCGAATAAACTTTATTTGCACTACGGTGTAAGTCATAACCTTCTTTAGAGACTACTGCTTGTCCTCACTTGTACTCAGTGGTGGAAAAGTTGAATACAAACGTATTTAACTGCCTCAACTTGCTCAACAAATCAGTTTCCTTGGCTAGTTAGATCAAGCTCTTTTAAAATGCACCCTCAGCAGTCTGTGTCTAgcctatttctttttttctttaatctttttTTAAAAGAACACGATACAGCCGCAGTTAGGCTTGTGTTATCTTTTTGTACATCTGTATCTGTCTTTGCCATGTaaagtttgttttgtgtgtgggtgtgcattcaGTTCTGTACATTGATGTTTTGTATCTGTCTGGCAGCCTTGACCCAACCTTGAACTTTACCAACATTGTACTGCTATAAACAATAgatacacatagacacacagacataaacacacacacacacacactgctgtttgaTAGTATTCCAAGGTAAAACGCTCTGATATAGATAAGCGACTCGATCTGTTTTCACTCACCCATCCTAAAAAAAGTATACAGATATTCTTTGGGGATACATTGTACTTTAACAGTGTCCCAATGCATGAAAAATGTAGATGttgaaaaaaaatgaccatataaTTAGACTGTGGTGACACACTTTGGCCTTAGCTACTGCAAGGGGTTTTGACAAAAGCTAATTGAATCACTCAAATAAACTTCATATGtcctttttctttgtatttcagGATACAGTTGATTGACGACCTATCATAtgaagatttaaaaaaatgttacaGAGGTTCGGTAAGTGAAGTGCTTGTAGCATTACTTTCAAAGCTTCATCTTCATCAGCTATCTCCATTCTCTTTATAGTGGCATTGATATTGTAAAGATATGCACATTTGTTTAAAGGTTAATTATTTTAAGTAATTTTCTTTTTCAGattatttttataattttttgCAATGGATTGTTGAATTCATGACTCAATGTTTTGCCCATGACCTATCATTTGGAAAACCTGTACAGACTAAAATGAGCACTGTTCTGTAATGCCTCCCCTTTACTTTAGAACCATGAGGAATTGTGACACATGAAGCCCAGGTTTAGGTGCTAGGTCAGGTAGGAATCTCAAGGGAAGATCTAAGAATCAACATGGTGAATGATCAAGCAACTCCTTCGATGTCCTTCACACTACGATAGAGCCAAGGTTTCATCCTTCCAAGCACTCGTCACTCTGCTCGGATCTAACATTAATAGTAGGGTCAGGCCATTAAATATGTAATACCCTGTGATTTGATTGTAGTGCACCTACTAAGCCTTCACCAGTTACACAACAGACTAGAAGGTTAACCATTAACTATGTCACTGCTCTTCTGAGCCATTTCAGTCCATGCAGATTAAAAGGCCCCCGGCTATGAACATTATTGCCCATAATAGACAGGGCAGAAGGAGATCTGTACGCAGTTTACCAGATACTGAGAGAAAGGAGTCGGTGGAGATTCACTGGAGCAGGGTCCTTCACAGTAACAGAGCGAGGCGGCTGTGGTtttgtggtggagagagagatgcagtaatcgcgaaagtgagagagagagagagagagagagagagagatagagagagagagagagagagagagagagagagagagagagagagagagagggaatcagGTTTTCTCAACCACGTATTCCTTGTTTTTAAGGACGACTAATGAGAGCAGGAGCGAGGACTTGATGTAGACGCAAGGCTGTTTTTGAAGACAAGTAGGAAATAGTATCATGGTGTGGGGTGACACATGGTGAGGAGTAGGGGAGGGGAGTCACCCTGCAGAGTCAtttgagcagacagagagaaagaaggagggaggggagagagagaggaaaaagctcTGGCTTTCTGGCTCAGAAggacagggtgtgtgagagagggagagggagggagtgtgtgggttTTTCCGTGCAGCAGTGAGAGGGGATTAGgggatgtgtttgtatgtaaggaggagaaagtgtgtgcatgtgagtcagTGTTTTAGTCTGCCGGTAAAAGAGGAATCAACTGCGTGAAAGGAAGACCTCAGTGAAGCTAAACTGACAtgtacagtgcatgtgtgtgcatgcatgtgtatgtggtcTACTTGTtgaggtgtatgtgtgcgtgcatgtgtaggTTAGCTGGTAGTCAGTAGCACACCTCTCTGTCACAGAACGTCAGTGACTGACTGCCGTctgggacagtgtgtgtcttGCAGCGGGGTGCTCCACGCCATcgatgtgcgtgagtgtgtgtgtgtgtatggtgccaACATGCTGAGTCTGGTGCAGAGCACTCGTCCTCTGAGGGAGAGGGTCGTGGCGGCAGCGACGGCGGGcggtgttggtggtggtgttggtggtggtggtgttcagGCACGGAGCCAAGCCAAGGAGCTCCTCATGACTCTGCCCTGTCCCTCTGCGCAGACTGTCAGCAAGTACAACTCCCAGTACCACAAACTCTTCCAGTGCGTGCCCAAGGAGGAGATCCTCATGAAAGGTACTGTTGTCAGCACCCTAAACATCCAGACTATTAGTTATCTAGCTGCTTAAATGACTTAAGGCAAAATATTTTTGAGCTTGTTCTGTTTCTTTTCAGCATAACAGGCTAATCTCTGTACCATTTATGTATCCTATGCTTTAACTTTCTAGGCTTATTTGTTATATTGTCCTTTACCTGTAAAGGATTTTACATTGTTGTGTCTTTCTAAACTGGTTTTAGGCTTACAACATATGTGCAGAAATGTGCACAGATCAGTTACATGACAATGCATGCCATGTAAAATGCAGCAGACAATATTTGTTATTTGTTACTATCCAATGATAAAGTATCGACTCTATCCTCCTTTAATTAAAGAAGTTGGAACTTAAGACACTTTTTGTGGTAAAGTACAACTGAAAAGGTCTCAGGTTAACCACATCTGCACATCTctatgtcattttgcacaggaAGCACAGTTCTTGTTTTGCTTCATTTACTTTGTGGTTAGGATGGTAGTGTTTGTCCCTGTTAGCAGATATATTCAAACCCTAAATGTCTAGCCTTGCTACATAGATTTTAACCAAAGACAGTTTCTGGTGTGGAGTCAAATCAAATGAGTTTGTCAAGATGTTAATATGTGTAATATGTCTTCTCTCCCTCAGTGTACTCATGTGCCCTGCTAAGAGATATCCTCCTGCAGGGCAGACTCTACATCTCAAGAAACTGGCTGTGCTTCTATGCCAACCTTTTTGGCAAAGACATTAAGGTGAGACATGACCAGATTGATTAGCCTTCTCTAATAAAACAGAGTGGGTTAAGTTAAAAGCATGTTGTACCCGATACAGCTGTTACCAATCCAGTCACTTTGGATCGATCTCTTTCTGTAAGGAAGTAAGGATTGAAGAAAGGGTGCTCGACAAACAGGACcatagacaggaagaggaaccaGATAAACATACTGACAGACTCaagagcagacaggcaggca harbors:
- the gramd2aa gene encoding GRAM domain-containing protein 2A isoform X1 — translated: MGCTIYAASPEALTVDEATGQDPRQHLNQHHPHGTCSQWIAASRARPKTMTEHQEHNEETGLLSPQDLEPSKEEDSHGPPQFRQELIDDLSYEDLKKCYRGSCVSCSGVLHAIDVRECVCVYGANMLSLVQSTRPLRERVVAAATAGGVGGGVGGGGVQARSQAKELLMTLPCPSAQTVSKYNSQYHKLFQCVPKEEILMKVYSCALLRDILLQGRLYISRNWLCFYANLFGKDIKVAIPVVSVRLVKKHKTAGLVPNGLAITTDTSQKYVFVSLLSRDSVYDVLRRICTHLQVNGKKSLSLKQYMEEPNSLSLDEFPAPDEFPVSDEYPPVLKWRRKPSVVSVSSSLPDLLGNSTSSLSAVDTPFQTDQPLEERGLQTEKSFLSEPVPELGQMEYQLLKFFILLIILLILSSCYLAFRVCSLEQQLSFLSNPTLPLRER